In Myxococcales bacterium, the following are encoded in one genomic region:
- a CDS encoding serine/threonine protein kinase gives MTTIDADPFRWVGATIEGKYRIDALVAEGGCGVVYVGHHLGFDHPVAIKCLNLESFPASRREAFLESFRAEGRIMSRLSQESPSIVRPIDIGGALSPSGQWTPYLVLEWVPGRSLQEDLAERAASGLGGRSIAEALALLEPVAQALGVAHDQGIAHRDVKPGNILLTTSRGLSTCKLVDFGVAKTMTVARIAAGVETTAVGPKVFTSAYGAPEQFDPSYGATGPWTDVFAYALVFVTVVAGRRALEGDDPQRLWAQAVDPERRPTLRALGAGTSDELERVLTRALAVDPRNRYRTLRELWADLAAASHAGPNTLRDPPRVARTAIETAPPLSLAAPPSLGAPVPPTLRDPTLAAPPARPLDNLVRTEPARTGERASFASPPGPPPPPAHIPRPPPVGRDRPEVARCPRPRARSSRCCCCSRRPSRSW, from the coding sequence ATGACGACGATCGACGCGGACCCGTTCCGCTGGGTGGGCGCAACGATCGAGGGAAAATACCGAATTGACGCCCTCGTCGCCGAGGGCGGCTGCGGCGTCGTGTATGTCGGCCATCACCTGGGCTTCGACCACCCCGTCGCCATCAAGTGTCTCAATCTCGAGTCGTTCCCCGCGAGTCGTCGGGAGGCGTTCCTCGAGAGCTTTCGCGCCGAGGGTCGCATCATGTCTCGTCTCTCCCAAGAGTCTCCATCCATCGTGCGCCCCATCGACATCGGCGGTGCGCTCTCGCCCTCCGGCCAGTGGACGCCGTACCTCGTCCTCGAATGGGTGCCCGGGCGGAGCCTCCAGGAAGACCTCGCCGAGCGCGCAGCGTCCGGGCTCGGCGGTCGCTCGATCGCGGAGGCGCTCGCGCTGCTCGAACCCGTCGCTCAGGCGCTCGGTGTGGCGCACGACCAGGGGATCGCGCACCGCGACGTGAAGCCGGGCAACATTCTGCTCACCACCTCTCGAGGACTGAGCACGTGCAAGCTCGTCGATTTCGGCGTGGCGAAGACCATGACCGTTGCGCGCATCGCCGCCGGCGTCGAGACGACCGCGGTGGGGCCCAAGGTCTTCACCTCGGCCTACGGCGCCCCGGAGCAGTTCGATCCGAGCTACGGCGCGACGGGCCCTTGGACCGATGTGTTCGCCTACGCGCTCGTCTTCGTGACGGTTGTCGCGGGGAGGCGCGCCCTGGAGGGCGACGACCCTCAGCGCCTCTGGGCGCAGGCGGTCGACCCGGAGCGGCGCCCCACGCTGCGCGCGCTCGGCGCCGGCACCTCCGACGAGCTTGAGCGTGTGCTGACCCGTGCGCTCGCCGTCGACCCGCGCAACCGGTACCGCACCCTGCGCGAGCTCTGGGCCGACCTCGCTGCCGCGTCGCACGCCGGCCCGAACACGCTCCGCGACCCGCCACGCGTCGCCCGCACCGCGATCGAGACCGCGCCGCCCCTCTCGCTGGCCGCGCCGCCCTCGCTGGGGGCGCCGGTGCCGCCGACGCTCCGCGATCCGACGCTGGCCGCGCCTCCGGCGCGCCCGCTCGACAACCTCGTTCGCACCGAGCCGGCGCGGACGGGTGAGCGCGCCTCGTTCGCCTCTCCGCCTGGGCCGCCGCCGCCGCCAGCGCACATCCCCCGGCCCCCGCCAGTGGGTCGGGACCGCCCGGAGGTGGCCCGCTGTCCGCGTCCACGGGCGCGCTCATCGCGGTGCTGCTGCTGCTCGCGGCGACCGTCGCGCTCGTGGTGA
- a CDS encoding tetratricopeptide repeat protein translates to MLLLLAATVALVVIFALRAPSPAASAALAVDGSAAVVDPAPPAPEAEQSATDGTDSKRPVLAPADLGFVDTRAGSGWGNRCFASLKAGKWGWAKAECDEAMKLNPASPNPRASLLYNQGLIAAHAGDVDEARNLYTESLRLRTHKDVQEALAALGSAVGRVPGNKDLSVAVAAARAAAVSKGWKYEGMSAVPGHSAAIVQYSKTPGGALPQARMEFVGAGPVVSLEATTLEQKKSGEHEMWNLAGDGRRFVVIEGAAAMPQTASERTIELVGDTWRESSPAPGWPTRGVDEDGDGVPEIPAHIVGLTIVQCPRVSCPTYGKGVSVQGIMGWDGAGFAKDLASFVPLYRARLARARADAVTLRAARIDPSECPTAALDAAARVYVYATLTGVDRAAAMREADDTMARYSLSACKDDMTFNDSFKDWQVLRSELWKTPLPSLTRARRR, encoded by the coding sequence GTGCTGCTGCTGCTCGCGGCGACCGTCGCGCTCGTGGTGATCTTCGCATTGCGCGCGCCCTCGCCGGCGGCGAGCGCGGCTCTCGCCGTGGACGGCTCGGCCGCCGTCGTCGACCCCGCTCCTCCCGCTCCCGAAGCCGAGCAGAGCGCCACCGACGGGACCGACTCGAAGCGGCCGGTGCTCGCGCCGGCCGACCTCGGCTTCGTCGACACCCGCGCTGGCTCGGGCTGGGGTAACCGGTGTTTTGCGAGCCTTAAGGCCGGGAAGTGGGGCTGGGCGAAGGCCGAGTGCGACGAGGCGATGAAGCTCAATCCGGCTTCCCCGAACCCCCGCGCGAGCCTGCTCTACAACCAAGGGCTCATCGCAGCCCACGCTGGCGACGTCGACGAGGCGCGCAACCTCTACACGGAGTCGCTCAGGCTCCGCACCCACAAGGACGTCCAGGAGGCCCTAGCCGCGCTGGGTAGCGCGGTTGGCCGCGTTCCCGGGAACAAGGACCTGAGCGTCGCCGTCGCCGCAGCGCGCGCCGCCGCGGTGAGTAAAGGCTGGAAGTACGAGGGCATGAGCGCGGTACCGGGACACTCCGCCGCGATCGTCCAGTATTCGAAGACGCCGGGAGGCGCGCTGCCTCAGGCGCGGATGGAGTTCGTGGGCGCGGGCCCAGTGGTGTCGTTGGAGGCTACGACGCTCGAGCAGAAGAAGTCGGGCGAACACGAGATGTGGAATCTCGCGGGTGACGGTCGCCGATTCGTGGTCATCGAGGGCGCCGCGGCGATGCCCCAGACGGCCAGCGAACGCACGATTGAGCTCGTGGGCGACACGTGGCGCGAGTCCAGCCCGGCTCCCGGCTGGCCGACGCGCGGCGTGGATGAAGACGGCGACGGCGTGCCCGAGATCCCTGCGCACATCGTGGGCCTGACGATCGTGCAGTGCCCCCGCGTCAGCTGTCCGACCTACGGGAAGGGCGTCAGCGTCCAAGGCATCATGGGCTGGGACGGAGCGGGGTTCGCGAAGGACCTCGCGTCCTTCGTGCCCCTCTACCGAGCGCGCCTGGCGCGGGCCCGCGCCGACGCCGTGACCCTTAGGGCGGCCCGGATCGACCCGTCGGAGTGCCCCACGGCGGCGCTCGACGCGGCGGCCCGCGTGTACGTCTACGCGACGCTCACCGGCGTGGACCGCGCGGCGGCGATGCGTGAGGCCGACGACACGATGGCGCGCTACTCGCTCTCCGCCTGCAAGGACGACATGACCTTCAACGACTCCTTCAAGGACTGGCAGGTCCTCCGTTCCGAGCTCTGGAAGACGCCGCTTCCCTCGCTGACTCGGGCCCGTCGCCGCTGA
- a CDS encoding AgmX/PglI C-terminal domain-containing protein, with amino-acid sequence MRASLLPVVVLALVAAGCKDPPALSAPSPATSTPTTTAPVTDASPAADGASTAAQALPGTALAGTVVDGAGQPIAGAAIEIQPVGMVSPPATTTDAAGHFASRLSVGSWRIKVSKKGRSETWVTQEIAEGQSAVALTITVPEAASLVVDTDCKACVGAFVNVSVGNHGFSSTLRDNGAATFTGLPVGDAVVTLHHDKDPRRPMHSEAPVKLTPGAESRATLKVTALAASANVTGVLVERDGKCATTAGGGQLVVDVMFKGFQRRVVAAANGTFTVPNVLPGECTLSGLRIDPTNAMSGANGGRTQTTVVAPATRVGVKVNDFFHASDGPPVGARDCPGEYRAKGAVRAGAALTKGGLSPEVIRRVVHPNLGRLRSCYELGLRANPKLEGRVVVKFVIDPSGAVSSAQEGNSDLQDAGVVVCVLGAFRSMKFPRPESGSVTVTYPVMFSPGE; translated from the coding sequence ATGAGAGCGAGTCTTCTTCCCGTCGTGGTCCTCGCGCTCGTCGCGGCGGGCTGCAAGGATCCCCCAGCCCTCTCCGCCCCTTCCCCCGCCACGAGCACGCCCACCACGACCGCGCCGGTGACCGACGCGTCGCCCGCTGCGGACGGGGCGTCTACCGCCGCTCAGGCGCTCCCCGGGACCGCGCTCGCGGGGACCGTGGTCGACGGCGCTGGCCAGCCCATCGCGGGCGCGGCGATCGAGATCCAGCCGGTGGGCATGGTCTCGCCGCCCGCCACCACGACAGACGCCGCGGGGCACTTCGCGTCGCGGCTCTCCGTCGGCTCCTGGCGGATCAAGGTCTCGAAGAAGGGCCGCTCCGAGACGTGGGTCACCCAGGAGATCGCGGAGGGTCAGTCGGCGGTGGCGCTGACCATCACCGTCCCGGAGGCCGCGTCCCTCGTGGTCGACACAGACTGCAAGGCCTGCGTCGGCGCGTTCGTGAACGTGTCGGTGGGCAATCACGGCTTCAGCTCGACTCTTCGAGACAACGGCGCCGCGACCTTCACTGGGCTCCCCGTCGGCGACGCGGTCGTGACCCTCCACCACGACAAGGACCCGCGGCGGCCCATGCACTCGGAGGCCCCCGTGAAGCTCACGCCGGGCGCCGAGTCGCGCGCCACGCTGAAGGTCACGGCGCTCGCCGCGAGCGCAAACGTGACGGGCGTGCTCGTGGAGCGGGATGGCAAGTGCGCGACCACGGCGGGAGGCGGGCAGCTCGTCGTCGACGTCATGTTCAAGGGGTTTCAGCGCCGCGTGGTCGCCGCCGCGAATGGCACGTTCACCGTGCCGAACGTGCTACCAGGCGAGTGCACGCTCAGCGGGCTGCGCATCGACCCGACCAACGCGATGAGCGGGGCGAACGGAGGGCGGACCCAGACCACCGTCGTGGCGCCCGCGACGCGCGTTGGGGTCAAGGTGAACGACTTCTTCCACGCCTCCGACGGCCCGCCCGTCGGCGCTCGCGACTGCCCCGGCGAGTACCGGGCGAAGGGCGCCGTGCGCGCGGGCGCCGCCTTGACGAAAGGTGGTCTGTCCCCCGAGGTCATCCGGCGCGTCGTGCACCCAAACTTGGGGCGCCTGCGCTCCTGCTACGAGCTCGGCCTCCGCGCGAACCCGAAGCTCGAGGGGCGGGTCGTCGTGAAGTTCGTCATCGACCCGAGCGGGGCGGTCTCGAGCGCGCAAGAAGGCAACTCGGATCTGCAAGACGCGGGCGTCGTCGTGTGCGTCTTGGGCGCCTTTCGAAGCATGAAGTTCCCACGGCCGGAGAGCGGGAGCGTGACAGTCACCTACCCTGTCATGTTCAGTCCGGGAGAGTGA